In a genomic window of Drosophila takahashii strain IR98-3 E-12201 chromosome 3L, DtakHiC1v2, whole genome shotgun sequence:
- the LOC138912935 gene encoding uncharacterized protein, protein MASNITEERKLKKDEDDEAPQETTTTEATTTEATSSSTEATSSSTPPPANFQIYDEYNDLSSPSKQSLTPLNEEDGNNDNKDKKIPQGNKIINKTKVEYVHLLGSNVVSVNSISNNISSFNLTDDDITQLYHQNININLSNSDESIENNKITPEQVELGYYLKQIGKKNEEEKSAEEEDEPVQDRDSEPKAKMNPHELELWNYLYGQRVQNQSNKIYSPNL, encoded by the exons atggcaagcAATATTACAGAAGAgaggaaactaaaaaaagatgAAGACGACGAAGCACCACAAG aaacaacaacaacagaagcaacaacaacagaagcaacatcatcatcaacagaagcaacatcatcatcaacacccCCACCAgctaattttcaaatttatgatgAGTACAATGATTTGTCGTCACCCTCCAAGCAATCATTGACGCCACTAAATGAAGAAGATGGTAATAATGATAAT aaggataaaaaaattcctcaaggaaataaaataataaacaaaacaaaag TTGAATATGTTCACCTTTTAGGATCTAACGTAGTTTCagtaaattcaatttctaataatatttctagttttaatttaactgatgATGACATCACACAACTTTATcaccaaaatataaacattaactTAAGCAATAGCGATGAGagtattgaaaataataaaattactcCTGAACAAGTAGAGTTGGGTTATTATCTAAAACAGATAGGGAAAAAAAACGAGGAAGAAAAATCAGctgaagaagaagatgaacCTGTTCAAGACAGGGATTCTGAACCTAAAGCTAAAATGAACCCACATGAATTAGAACTGTGGAATTATCTATATGGGCAACGGGTACAAaaccaatcaaataaaatatactcacccaatttataa